One Phoenix dactylifera cultivar Barhee BC4 chromosome 8, palm_55x_up_171113_PBpolish2nd_filt_p, whole genome shotgun sequence genomic window carries:
- the LOC103702010 gene encoding F-box/LRR-repeat protein At4g29420, translating into MEDLPPPLLLDILNRLSDSADVARCRLVSRTLRSLSYQVSSVNVLCSRDRFLRSRAPETRDRTLPFKSLVANLVSLHSAALDSLSIGVERPSAAGAAWEEDDFDDADDLHLTAVGFLSRWLPLVGGRLRSLSISDFWIQSCWRRSGALGLISDLCYNLVNLEVRNAWLSVEGLKPMQKLTTLTMEFIRLDDEDLEKVNKCFPSLEVLNLIGVGGLKEPKICLSKLRICCWTVSNFPLSLTIQAPNLVELQLKCVEPKVLHLCAPSLTNFSLILKRPSGLIKVERFLNLRSLSIESLDIRSLAEVLLSSKTVKKLELEAPRCTKADESSNTISFIDLMSAFPNMDELNLGPGVWYELQKTCGLGDLRISCELGSLKKLTVRLPLLECDTALLFFILNHCSPCCEVAILIHADAESATRECISSKCTSNFPKIRWKWGMWKESFKDTYLDL; encoded by the exons ATGGAGGACctccctcctccccttcttctgGATATATTGAATCGGCTCAGCGATTCCGCCGACGTCGCCAGGTGCCGGCTCGTCTCCAGGACCCTCCGGTCCCTCTCCTACCAGGTCTCCTCCGTTAACGTCCTCTGCTCTCGCGACCGATTCCTCCGATCCCGCGCGCCCGAGACCCGGGACCGCACCCTCCCCTTCAAATCCCTCGTCGCCAACCTAGTCTCCCTCCACTCGGCCGCCCTCGACTCCCTCTCTATCGGCGTCGAGAGGCCCTCCGCCGCCGGCGCCGCCTGGGAGGAGGACGACTTCGACGACGCCGACGATCTCCACCTTACCGCAGTAGGTTTCCTGTCCCGGTGGCTGCCCCTCGTGGGCGGAAGGCTGAGGTCGCTCTCCATCTCGGATTTCTGGATCCAGTCCTGCTGGCGCCGATCCGGGGCGCTGGGTCTCATCTCCGATCTCT GTTACAACCTTGTTAATTTGGAAGTGAGAAATGCTTGGCTATCAGTTGAGGGGCTCAAGCCAATGCAGAAACTAACCACTCTGACAATGGAATTTATAAGACTAGATGATGAGGACCTTGAGAAAGTGAACAAGTGCTTTCCTTCCCTTGAAGTTCTTAATTTGATTGGGGTTGGCGGTCTTAAGGAGCCCAAGATTTGTCTCTCAAAGTTAAGGATCTGTTGTTGGACAGTTTCGAACTTCCCACTCTCTTTAACCATCCAAGCACCTAACTTGGTTGAGCTTCAGTTGAAATGTGTTGAACCAAAGGTTCTTCATCTGTGCGCACCATCGCTAACTAATTTCAGTCTTATATTAAAAAGGCCTAGTGGTCTCATCAAAGTGGAAAGGTTTCTTAACCTCAGGTCACTTAGTATAGAATCTTTGGATATACGCAGCCTGGCAGAAGTGCTTTTGAGCAGCAAAACTGTTAAGAAGCTAGAGCTTGAGGCACCCAGATGCACCAAAGCTGatgagtcatcaaatactatcAGCTTTATTGATCTGATGAGTGCCTTCCCTAATATGGATGAACTAAATTTGGGCCCCGGGGTTTGGTATGAACTCCAAAAAACTTGTGGCCTTGGGGACCTTCGCATTTCATGCGAATTGGggagcttgaagaaattgacAGTACGGCTGCCACTCCTGGAATGTGATACTGCTCTTCTGTTCTTCATCCTGAATCATtgtagcccttgctgtgaggtGGCAATTCTTATTCATGCGGATGCTGAATCTGCCACCAGAGAATGTATTAGTTCCAAGTGTACCAGCAATTTCCCAAAGATCAGATGGAAATGGGGTATGTGGAAAGAATCCTTCAAAGATACATACTTGGATTTGTGA